The Candidatus Effluviviaceae Genus I sp. genome segment GATGACGCCGAGCCGTCCGAGAAGATCCGCATCTACGATCGCGGCGTTGACCTCAACGGCACGTGCGTGGGCTACTCCGACTCGTTCACCCTCCGGTTCGGTGAGGTGACGGCGCCGGTCATCGACATGGTGGAGCCCCTGAAGGCTGAGTGCGCCCACTTCATCGACTGTGTCGAAGCGCGGACCAAGCCGCGCACGGACGGCAGGGACGGGCTCCGCGTGGTCCGCGTGCTCGACGCGGCGGAGAGGTCACTCAGGAACGGCGGCCTGCCGGTGCCCATCGAGTAGGATCTCCGAAGAGCGGGCGGTCGGTGACTGCGGGGCGGCGCGGCCGCCAGGGAAGGGCGCGCATGGAACGATACGTAGATCCCAAGGCGACAGTCGGCCGCGGAACCACGATCGGGTACTTCTCGGTCATCGGTCCCGATGTCCGCGTGGGCTGCGACTGCGCAATCGGCAACAACGTCGTGATCCACGCCGGGACGGTGATCGGCGACAGGGTGAGGATCGACGACGGGACGGTCGTCGGGAAGCTGCCCATGAAGGCGGCCCAGAGCGCCACGACGGACGGCAGGAGCGTGCCGCCGGCGGTCGTCGGCGACGGCTGCATCATCGGAACCTCGGTGGTCGTGTACGCCGGCTGCCGGCTGGGCCACCACGTGCTCGTCGCGGACCTCGCCTCGGTGCGCGAGGATGTGACGATCGGCGACTACACGATCGTCGGACGCGGCGTCACGGTCGAGAACAAGTGCGCGATCGGCCGATACTGCAAGCTCGAGAGCGAGTGCTACATCACGGCCTACTCGGAGCTTGGGGACCGCGTGTTCGTGGCCCCTGGCGTTGCGACGTCGAACGACAACTTCATCGGGAGAACCCAGGAGCGCTTCAAGCACTTCAAAGGTGTCACCGTGGAGAGAGGCGGCCGCATCGGCGCAGGCTGCGTGATCCTCCCTGGGAGGACCGTCGGCTCCGACGCCGTGGTGGCGGCGGGCTCCGTGCTTACGCGGGACGCGCCGCCGCGCAAGGTGGTCATGGGCGCTCCCGCCCGCGTCACGAGGGATGTTCCCACCGAGCAGCTCCTCGACAACCAGGGCTGGAAGGACTGATCCCGCGGACCACGGCGCAGGCAGGGCACACAAAGCAAGGGAGCAGGGATCACCGATCCCTGCTCCCTGCTTCTGTCCGCCGTTGTTCGAGATCTAGCCGCGGCGCCGTCTCACCAGGCCGACCATCCCCAGGAGCCCCGTGCCGAGCAGCATGAGCGTCCCGGGCTCAGGCACCGGCGGCGTCTCCCCGCCGTCGAAGCTCCCTGTGAGCCGGATCACGTCGTTGCGGCAACCCATCGTCCACAGAAGACCGATGGCGTCCCCGTCGGCGCCCCCGATGAGGGAGCGGTCGAGCGTGAGCTCGAACA includes the following:
- a CDS encoding N-acetyltransferase, whose product is MERYVDPKATVGRGTTIGYFSVIGPDVRVGCDCAIGNNVVIHAGTVIGDRVRIDDGTVVGKLPMKAAQSATTDGRSVPPAVVGDGCIIGTSVVVYAGCRLGHHVLVADLASVREDVTIGDYTIVGRGVTVENKCAIGRYCKLESECYITAYSELGDRVFVAPGVATSNDNFIGRTQERFKHFKGVTVERGGRIGAGCVILPGRTVGSDAVVAAGSVLTRDAPPRKVVMGAPARVTRDVPTEQLLDNQGWKD